In Symmachiella dynata, the following are encoded in one genomic region:
- a CDS encoding NADH-quinone oxidoreductase subunit N has translation MNIKIENLVNHIYTDTGNSLWAFSPELAVCATILLLLFARLFNVDRKGGIVSPAGLTMIGIVTAIFLSVVTQSQLMSNADGVYSQELFTGLLVFDPFTGFFRLLLLAAVFIVVWLTLLSGIPDREDGPDFYILLMGATLGMMMMASANHMLMLFLAIETTSVPSYVMVGFLKGRKTASEAALKYVVYGGGAAGVMLYGISLLSGMLGTAYFPDMAMQMAKIAADPNLMTGAAITTLTLAVVMILIGLAFKLSIFPFHFWCPDAFEGASAEVAGFLSVASKAAAFALLVRFCLALVGGSSADDPEALQQFNMQIGVALGFVAAITATFGNLSAYSQTNMKRLLAYSTIAHAGYMLMAVSAMMVFLNAPGDASTANANASLAIEGLLYYLVVYVLMNLGAFGIVALIRNEIYSEEIADYAGMSKTSPMLAVGMLICLFSLVGIPPTGGFIGKFVIFAALFDAAQYQPIMYAVFLLGVLNTVFSLFYYLNVLRVMWIVPAQDSVRIAEVPLVSKRGAYVAFLAVCVMVAGTIFIAPVYEAAEHVSVMLFSGIVP, from the coding sequence ATGAATATCAAAATCGAAAATCTAGTTAACCACATTTACACCGACACGGGGAATTCGCTGTGGGCGTTTTCTCCCGAGTTGGCGGTCTGTGCCACCATCTTGCTGCTGTTGTTCGCCCGACTGTTCAACGTGGACCGTAAGGGGGGGATCGTCTCTCCGGCCGGGTTGACGATGATTGGTATCGTCACCGCCATTTTCCTTTCGGTCGTGACCCAATCGCAGTTAATGAGCAACGCGGACGGCGTTTACTCTCAAGAATTGTTCACGGGATTGCTGGTCTTCGATCCTTTCACCGGATTCTTTCGGCTGCTGCTACTGGCCGCGGTGTTCATCGTTGTCTGGCTGACGCTGCTCAGCGGTATTCCTGATCGCGAAGATGGGCCTGACTTTTACATCCTGCTCATGGGTGCGACCTTGGGCATGATGATGATGGCCTCAGCGAATCACATGCTGATGCTCTTCTTGGCGATCGAAACCACCAGTGTGCCCAGTTACGTCATGGTCGGATTCCTCAAAGGCCGCAAGACGGCTAGTGAAGCGGCTCTGAAATACGTCGTTTACGGTGGTGGTGCGGCTGGAGTAATGCTCTATGGAATCAGTCTGCTGTCGGGAATGCTGGGGACGGCATATTTTCCAGATATGGCAATGCAGATGGCGAAAATCGCAGCCGATCCCAACCTGATGACCGGCGCCGCGATCACCACTTTGACCTTAGCCGTTGTAATGATCCTGATTGGTTTGGCATTCAAACTGTCGATCTTCCCCTTCCACTTCTGGTGCCCGGACGCGTTTGAAGGGGCCTCGGCGGAAGTTGCTGGCTTTCTTTCCGTAGCATCCAAGGCAGCGGCATTCGCTTTGTTAGTACGATTCTGTTTGGCCTTGGTGGGAGGATCGTCCGCTGATGATCCTGAGGCACTTCAACAGTTCAATATGCAGATCGGCGTCGCTCTGGGATTCGTGGCGGCCATCACAGCTACGTTTGGAAACCTCTCCGCCTATAGTCAAACCAACATGAAACGGTTGCTGGCGTATTCCACAATCGCGCATGCCGGCTATATGCTGATGGCCGTTTCGGCGATGATGGTTTTCCTAAATGCCCCCGGTGATGCATCGACTGCCAACGCCAATGCGAGTCTCGCCATTGAAGGACTGCTGTACTATCTGGTTGTGTATGTGTTAATGAATCTGGGGGCGTTTGGAATTGTGGCCCTGATCCGCAATGAGATCTACAGCGAAGAGATCGCCGATTATGCCGGCATGTCAAAAACCTCACCGATGTTGGCTGTGGGCATGTTGATCTGCCTGTTCAGCTTGGTCGGCATTCCGCCCACGGGTGGGTTCATTGGCAAGTTTGTCATTTTTGCCGCTCTGTTCGATGCCGCTCAGTATCAGCCGATCATGTATGCCGTGTTCTTATTGGGCGTGCTCAACACCGTGTTCAGCCTGTTCTACTATCTGAATGTCCTGAGAGTGATGTGGATTGTGCCCGCACAGGACTCCGTACGGATTGCCGAAGTGCCGTTGGTTTCCAAGCGGGGCGCATACGTGGCTTTTCTGGCTGTTTGCGTGATGGTCGCCGGGACAATCTTTATTGCTCCGGTTTATGAAGCTGCTGAACACGTTTCCGTGATGTTATTTTCGGGCATCGTCCCTTAA
- a CDS encoding 1-phosphofructokinase family hexose kinase, whose amino-acid sequence MIIAAGLTPAWQQIVLLDRLQHGEVNRARAVHWCASGKVLNVGIALHHLGAVAETISLVGGLPVRSIDAEFEQFGIARKWVPTAAATRVCTTVLEAETGIATELVENAAAVTEAELAEFQSVFRESATAADVILLAGSLPAGTPATYYRDLMTGLDARVIIDGRGAELVAALEAAPYLVKPNREELARTVGRELTSDDDLVAAMRELNAAGAQWVLVTQGAQAVWLTSATECLRFQPPTITPVNPIGSGDSLAAGIGWGLANGDDITRAVQLGIAAGVENALQLLPGRVAAEAVIERAKAIDVESYR is encoded by the coding sequence GTGATCATTGCTGCCGGATTGACGCCCGCTTGGCAACAAATTGTGCTGCTCGATCGATTGCAGCATGGTGAGGTGAATCGTGCGCGTGCGGTGCATTGGTGTGCCTCGGGCAAAGTGCTGAATGTGGGCATTGCTCTGCATCATCTGGGAGCTGTGGCAGAGACAATCTCGCTGGTCGGCGGGCTGCCCGTGCGTTCGATCGATGCGGAGTTTGAACAATTCGGGATCGCCCGTAAATGGGTCCCTACCGCAGCCGCCACGCGCGTGTGCACGACGGTGCTCGAAGCCGAGACCGGGATCGCCACCGAATTGGTCGAAAACGCCGCTGCTGTCACTGAGGCAGAACTTGCCGAATTTCAGTCGGTGTTTCGCGAATCTGCGACGGCAGCCGATGTGATTCTCCTCGCCGGTTCCCTTCCAGCGGGGACACCGGCGACGTATTACCGCGATCTCATGACAGGGCTCGATGCGCGGGTGATCATCGACGGACGCGGAGCGGAATTGGTGGCGGCGCTGGAGGCTGCGCCCTATTTGGTCAAACCCAATCGCGAAGAGTTGGCCCGCACGGTCGGACGGGAATTGACCAGCGACGATGACCTAGTCGCGGCGATGCGCGAACTGAATGCCGCCGGCGCTCAATGGGTGCTCGTCACTCAAGGCGCCCAGGCCGTTTGGCTGACATCGGCGACCGAGTGTTTGCGGTTTCAGCCACCGACAATCACGCCGGTCAATCCAATCGGTTCGGGCGATTCTCTGGCAGCCGGCATCGGTTGGGGACTGGCGAATGGGGACGACATCACGCGGGCGGTGCAACTCGGCATCGCTGCGGGGGTCGAAAATGCACTGCAACTGCTCCCAGGACGGGTCGCGGCCGAAGCGGTGATTGAGCGTGCAAAGGCGATTGATGTGGAATCCTATCGCTAA
- the leuS gene encoding leucine--tRNA ligase: MPRYDAKRIEPKWQAYWEQHKTFAAPEISDQPKLYVLDMFPYPSGDGLHVGHPEGYTATDIVCRYSRMRGKAVLHPMGWDAFGLPAEQHAIKTGTHPRETTYKNIGTFRRQLKMLGFSYDWDRELATTDEDFFRWTQWIFLELFDTWFDEEQQRGRPIAELPIPEDITAAGDEAVRRYQDKNRLAYQTEAPVNWCPALGTVLANEEVIGGVSERGGHPVVRIPLRQWMLRITSYAERLLNELEEVNWPDSIKALQRNWIGRSEGAEVDFYIGDDIEAWKTARGKSGFPTEPGDDVLRVYTTRPDTLYGATYMVLAPEHPVVDRLATDEQREAVVAYRDKSATKSDLDRTDLAKEKSGVFTGSYAINPVNGEQIPIWIADYVLISYGTGAIMAVPAHDLRDWEFAVTFDIEIRPVVQPPAGYEASRDEAALATEINGEKRFPFAGLGTAVNSGTYDGMETAAFKSKITEELTTSGLGRGAVNYRLRDWLFSRQHFWGEPFPIWHELDDQGNPTGLMRVVEDKDLPVTLPDMSEFKPHGRPEPPLAEAGDEWLYSTAEDGTKLVRETNSMPQWAGSCWYYLRYIDPKNSERFVSEELEKFWMPVDLYIGGAEHAVLHLLYARFWHKVLFDRGYVSTPEPFDRLVNQGMILGEAELTAYQTADGSWLSAAMVRDAPEGVEGKVSKQTGETVTAVRLEMDQVEKQGNDFVLKDDEDVAVESRSFKMSKSRGNVINPDEVVDVYGADALRLYEMFMGPLEQTKPWNMSGVEGVSRFLARAWRMIADDVAEEVKLNPAIQAVDPNADQLRILHKTIQAVSDDCEKLSFNTAISRLMEFTNHFSQQDSRPQSVMEAFVLMLSPFAPHLAEELWELLGHGKTLAYEPWPEFDPAMIVESEIEIPVQINGKLRAKIRIPAEADSAAMQAAAEADETVQKQIADKQVVKVIAVPGRMVNFVVR, translated from the coding sequence ATGCCTCGTTACGACGCCAAGCGGATTGAGCCCAAGTGGCAAGCTTATTGGGAACAGCACAAGACTTTTGCCGCTCCGGAAATCTCCGATCAGCCCAAATTGTATGTGTTGGACATGTTTCCCTATCCTTCGGGAGATGGTTTGCATGTGGGGCATCCGGAAGGTTATACGGCCACCGATATTGTCTGTCGCTATTCCCGCATGCGGGGCAAAGCGGTGTTGCACCCCATGGGGTGGGATGCCTTTGGATTGCCGGCCGAGCAACACGCCATCAAAACCGGCACGCATCCACGCGAAACGACCTACAAAAACATCGGCACCTTCCGCCGCCAATTAAAGATGTTGGGTTTCAGTTACGACTGGGACCGTGAATTGGCGACGACCGACGAAGACTTTTTTCGTTGGACGCAGTGGATCTTCTTGGAATTGTTCGATACCTGGTTCGACGAAGAACAACAACGCGGTCGGCCGATCGCTGAATTGCCGATTCCCGAGGATATTACCGCCGCCGGCGATGAAGCGGTGCGTCGTTATCAAGACAAAAACCGCTTGGCCTATCAAACCGAAGCACCGGTGAATTGGTGTCCCGCCTTGGGAACGGTCTTGGCCAACGAAGAGGTGATCGGCGGGGTGAGTGAGCGAGGCGGTCATCCGGTGGTACGGATTCCGTTGCGACAATGGATGTTGCGGATCACCTCCTATGCGGAGCGGTTGTTGAACGAATTGGAAGAGGTGAATTGGCCCGACTCGATCAAAGCCTTACAGCGAAATTGGATCGGCCGCAGCGAAGGGGCGGAGGTCGATTTTTATATCGGCGACGACATCGAAGCCTGGAAAACAGCTCGCGGTAAATCCGGATTCCCGACCGAACCAGGCGACGACGTGTTGCGGGTATATACCACACGCCCCGATACGTTGTACGGCGCGACCTATATGGTGTTGGCGCCGGAGCATCCGGTTGTTGATCGTTTGGCCACGGACGAACAGCGCGAGGCGGTTGTTGCGTATCGCGACAAGTCGGCGACCAAGAGCGATTTGGATCGTACCGATTTGGCCAAAGAGAAATCGGGCGTCTTCACCGGCAGTTATGCGATCAATCCGGTCAATGGTGAACAGATTCCGATTTGGATCGCCGACTATGTTTTGATTAGCTACGGAACCGGGGCGATCATGGCGGTTCCGGCGCATGACTTGCGCGACTGGGAATTCGCCGTCACCTTCGACATCGAAATTCGCCCCGTCGTGCAACCTCCTGCAGGGTATGAAGCGTCGCGCGATGAAGCCGCGTTGGCGACCGAGATCAACGGCGAGAAACGGTTTCCCTTCGCTGGATTGGGGACAGCTGTCAATTCCGGCACATACGACGGCATGGAGACAGCGGCATTTAAAAGCAAAATCACCGAAGAATTGACCACATCCGGATTAGGTCGCGGGGCGGTGAACTATCGGTTGCGGGACTGGTTGTTCAGCCGGCAGCACTTTTGGGGCGAGCCGTTTCCGATCTGGCATGAGTTGGACGATCAGGGCAACCCGACCGGCTTGATGCGGGTGGTTGAGGACAAAGATTTGCCGGTTACCTTGCCCGACATGTCAGAATTCAAACCGCACGGTCGCCCCGAACCGCCGTTGGCCGAAGCGGGTGACGAATGGTTATATTCCACCGCTGAGGACGGCACGAAATTGGTTCGCGAAACGAACAGCATGCCGCAATGGGCCGGGTCGTGTTGGTATTACTTGCGCTACATCGATCCCAAAAACAGCGAGCGATTCGTCAGCGAGGAATTGGAAAAATTCTGGATGCCGGTCGACTTGTATATCGGCGGCGCCGAGCATGCGGTCTTGCACTTGTTGTACGCCCGTTTTTGGCACAAAGTGTTGTTCGACCGCGGTTATGTCTCCACGCCCGAACCGTTTGACCGATTGGTCAACCAAGGCATGATCTTGGGCGAGGCGGAATTGACCGCCTATCAGACAGCTGATGGTAGTTGGTTATCGGCTGCGATGGTCCGCGATGCTCCCGAAGGGGTTGAGGGAAAAGTCAGCAAACAAACGGGCGAAACGGTTACGGCTGTCCGATTGGAAATGGACCAAGTCGAAAAGCAGGGGAACGATTTTGTATTGAAGGACGACGAGGACGTTGCCGTCGAAAGCCGGTCGTTCAAGATGTCGAAATCGCGGGGTAACGTCATCAATCCCGATGAAGTCGTCGACGTGTACGGAGCCGATGCGTTGCGGTTGTATGAAATGTTCATGGGACCCTTGGAACAGACCAAACCCTGGAACATGAGTGGCGTCGAGGGGGTCAGCCGGTTTTTGGCGCGAGCTTGGCGGATGATCGCCGATGATGTTGCGGAAGAGGTCAAATTGAATCCGGCGATCCAGGCTGTTGATCCGAACGCCGATCAATTGCGGATCTTGCATAAAACGATTCAAGCGGTCAGTGACGACTGCGAGAAATTGTCATTCAACACGGCGATCAGCCGGTTGATGGAATTCACCAACCATTTCAGCCAGCAGGATTCTCGTCCACAATCGGTGATGGAAGCCTTCGTGTTGATGTTAAGCCCGTTCGCGCCGCACTTGGCAGAGGAATTGTGGGAGTTGTTAGGGCATGGCAAAACATTGGCCTATGAACCGTGGCCGGAATTTGATCCGGCAATGATCGTCGAATCGGAAATCGAAATCCCGGTGCAGATCAATGGGAAGTTGCGGGCTAAAATCCGCATCCCCGCCGAGGCGGACTCCGCTGCGATGCAAGCCGCCGCCGAAGCAGACGAGACGGTGCAAAAACAGATTGCCGACAAACAGGTGGTGAAAGTCATCGCCGTGCCGGGGCGGATGGTCAATTTCGTCGTGCGGTGA
- a CDS encoding IS110 family transposase, giving the protein MSSLSFFVGLDYHQSFIQVCVLDREGNVLANLKSPNSAEHVALLVRGVVPKSARVFVALEACTGAANFAEELVRHTGWSVDLAHAGYVAKLKQSPDKTDFSDARLLADLERVGYLPRVWMPPESLRDLRRLVRYRQQLAAARRNVKLRITALLREERIVAEQRRWTKAWQHWLAGLDEISPQMRWVMDQHLEALQRLEREIRAAEARLCAATCDDAIVQKLLEIKGVGLVTAVTLRAEIGRFDRFRTGKQLARFCGMTPRNASSGNRQADAGLIKAGNPELRRVIIETAHRLGRYDLRLSKMNTRLRRRGKPGSVVAAAIGNRWMRWLYHQMKTISV; this is encoded by the coding sequence ATGTCCAGTTTATCGTTTTTTGTCGGACTCGACTACCACCAGTCGTTCATTCAGGTCTGCGTGTTGGATCGCGAGGGCAATGTGTTGGCTAACCTCAAATCGCCGAACAGTGCGGAGCATGTCGCCTTACTGGTGCGCGGGGTGGTTCCCAAATCCGCACGGGTCTTCGTCGCCCTCGAAGCTTGTACCGGAGCAGCCAACTTTGCTGAAGAATTGGTCCGCCACACGGGTTGGTCCGTCGATCTGGCCCATGCCGGCTACGTCGCCAAACTCAAACAAAGCCCCGACAAAACCGATTTCAGCGACGCGCGTTTGTTGGCAGACCTGGAACGTGTGGGGTACCTTCCGCGGGTCTGGATGCCACCGGAGTCGTTGCGGGATCTGCGGAGGCTGGTGCGGTATCGTCAACAGTTGGCCGCCGCGCGGCGAAACGTCAAGTTGCGGATCACGGCTCTGCTTCGCGAGGAACGTATCGTCGCAGAGCAGCGCCGCTGGACCAAAGCGTGGCAGCACTGGCTGGCCGGGCTGGACGAAATCTCGCCTCAGATGCGGTGGGTGATGGACCAGCATCTAGAGGCGCTGCAGCGATTGGAACGGGAGATCCGCGCAGCCGAAGCACGTCTCTGCGCGGCGACCTGCGATGATGCGATCGTCCAAAAACTGTTGGAGATCAAAGGTGTGGGCTTGGTGACGGCTGTGACGTTGCGTGCGGAAATCGGCCGGTTCGACCGCTTTCGTACGGGGAAACAGTTGGCTCGTTTTTGCGGCATGACTCCGCGAAATGCCTCCAGCGGAAACCGCCAGGCGGACGCCGGTTTGATCAAGGCGGGGAATCCGGAATTGCGGCGTGTGATCATCGAGACCGCCCATCGCCTGGGCCGTTACGACCTGCGTCTGTCGAAGATGAACACGCGTTTGCGTCGACGCGGCAAGCCGGGCAGCGTGGTGGCGGCGGCGATCGGCAACCGTTGGATGCGTTGGTTGTACCATCAAATGAAAACCATTTCCGTTTAA
- a CDS encoding TatD family hydrolase, translated as MPMSLIDTHAHLDEEAFEPDRDEIVTRATEAGLQAILTIGLTLSTSRAAVELAEKYPNVYAVVGIQPNYVHEVAPGDWEAIQALADHPRVVGIGETGLDRYWDYAPLDLQVEHFQQHMAFARQKNLPFIVHCRDAAAEVLEQLKIAAAEGPLVGVMHSFCDDLETARACLDMGMHISFSGMVTFKKAANLRDLAKEIPLDRILVETDAPYLAPTPRRGKRNEPSYVRYTAACLAEVHGMTPEAFGELTTRNACQLFGLELG; from the coding sequence ATGCCCATGTCGCTCATCGACACGCACGCCCATCTGGACGAAGAGGCCTTTGAGCCGGATCGCGACGAAATCGTGACCCGCGCGACCGAAGCGGGTTTGCAGGCAATTCTCACCATCGGCCTGACCCTTTCTACCAGCCGCGCTGCTGTTGAATTGGCCGAAAAATACCCCAACGTCTATGCCGTGGTCGGCATTCAGCCCAATTATGTGCACGAAGTCGCACCGGGAGACTGGGAGGCGATTCAAGCATTGGCCGACCACCCCCGCGTGGTCGGGATCGGCGAAACCGGTTTGGACCGCTATTGGGACTATGCTCCACTCGACCTGCAAGTCGAACATTTTCAACAACACATGGCATTCGCTCGCCAAAAGAACCTGCCGTTCATCGTCCATTGCCGCGATGCGGCCGCCGAGGTCTTGGAACAGCTCAAAATCGCTGCCGCTGAGGGACCGTTGGTCGGGGTGATGCATTCGTTTTGTGATGACCTGGAGACCGCGCGAGCTTGCCTGGACATGGGGATGCATATCTCGTTTTCAGGGATGGTGACTTTTAAGAAAGCCGCCAACCTGCGAGACTTGGCTAAAGAAATTCCCCTCGACCGCATTCTGGTTGAAACCGATGCCCCGTATTTGGCCCCCACACCACGACGGGGCAAACGTAACGAACCAAGCTATGTCCGCTACACAGCCGCCTGTCTGGCGGAGGTGCACGGCATGACGCCCGAAGCATTCGGCGAACTCACCACCCGCAACGCGTGTCAACTCTTCGGGCTGGAGCTTGGTTAG
- a CDS encoding iron-containing alcohol dehydrogenase: MNSLSYNLLTPAQICFGWGRRAEVGELARGLGERAFLVVGSQTLCRNGMLADIQQRLAAQEIESIHVADISHEPEVADVDRLVEQLRQHQPATGDFVMAVGGGAAIDLAKAAAAIVTNAAAGDSVQDYLEGVGRGLKITAPPLPMLAMPTTAGTGSEATKNAVISSYDPPFKKSLRSDAMVPDIVLIDPELMVSVPATTTAYTGMDAITQCIESYISRRRQPIPQALAIEGLKSAVPAITTAVANGDSRPAREAMAHAAMLSGMALANSGLGMAHGVAAALGVHCRVPHGLACAVMLPVAMRTNRAVARDELEIIGRTIVDDELRGTAAVDAGIARIQEICDEVKIPHTLTEIGVSAEQIPEIVKSSRGNSMNGNPLELSDAELTQILEGML; the protein is encoded by the coding sequence TTGAATTCCCTCTCGTACAATCTGCTGACACCTGCGCAAATCTGTTTTGGCTGGGGACGCCGCGCCGAAGTCGGGGAATTGGCCCGCGGGCTGGGAGAGCGTGCCTTTTTGGTTGTGGGATCCCAGACCTTGTGCCGCAACGGGATGTTGGCAGACATTCAGCAGCGACTTGCTGCTCAGGAAATCGAATCAATCCACGTGGCGGATATCTCACACGAACCGGAGGTCGCCGACGTCGACCGGTTGGTTGAACAATTGCGCCAACATCAGCCTGCAACCGGCGATTTTGTCATGGCGGTTGGGGGGGGAGCGGCGATCGATCTGGCGAAGGCCGCCGCCGCGATCGTCACCAATGCTGCCGCGGGGGACTCGGTTCAAGATTATTTGGAAGGGGTCGGACGGGGTCTGAAGATCACGGCGCCTCCGCTCCCCATGCTGGCCATGCCCACGACTGCGGGCACCGGCAGCGAAGCTACGAAAAACGCGGTGATTTCTTCCTACGATCCCCCCTTTAAAAAAAGCCTGCGGTCCGATGCGATGGTGCCGGACATCGTGCTTATCGATCCGGAATTGATGGTCTCGGTCCCCGCGACGACAACCGCTTACACCGGCATGGATGCGATTACACAGTGCATCGAAAGCTACATCTCTCGCCGCCGACAACCGATTCCACAAGCTTTGGCGATTGAAGGATTGAAATCTGCGGTACCGGCGATCACCACAGCGGTTGCCAACGGCGATTCTCGCCCCGCGCGCGAGGCGATGGCGCATGCGGCGATGTTATCGGGCATGGCCCTGGCGAATTCCGGCTTGGGGATGGCGCATGGCGTGGCAGCGGCGCTGGGAGTGCATTGTCGTGTTCCGCACGGTTTGGCCTGTGCGGTGATGTTACCCGTGGCGATGCGGACCAACCGCGCTGTCGCCCGCGACGAACTTGAAATCATTGGACGCACAATTGTCGACGACGAACTACGCGGCACCGCCGCGGTCGATGCGGGGATCGCCAGAATTCAGGAAATCTGCGACGAGGTGAAAATCCCCCACACCCTGACGGAGATCGGAGTCTCGGCGGAGCAGATTCCAGAGATTGTGAAAAGCTCACGAGGAAATAGCATGAACGGCAATCCGCTTGAATTGAGTGATGCGGAATTGACGCAGATCTTGGAGGGCATGCTGTGA
- a CDS encoding complex I subunit 4 family protein codes for MSDPIYLLSAIIFLPALGAIFLSFFSKEAEEGMRVYTLIVTVVTFVLTLFLLRDFDPAVGEMQMQVNRTWIGAWNINYQLGIDGISMPLVLLTSFISVLAMLASWSIKKQVKGYLILFLLLETGMLGVFMALDFFLFYVFWEVMLLPMYFLIGVWGGPRREYAAIKFFLYTLFGGVLMFIAMLMFYFGSAAGGDASTFDILRLQEIGQGKIAGIEFDGTMQLIAFWLLFVGFAIKVPTIPFHTWLPDAHVEAPTPISMILAGVLLKMGGYGILRIAFPICPEGAQVAAYALVLIGAGSIIYGAFAAMAQTDFKRLVAYSSVSHMGYVILGIAVWKITDGTTIGKDYWNMGINGAMFQMIGHGVSSAGMFFMVGVIYDRVHHRDLNKFGGLMALMPLYGGLAAGIFFAGLGLPGLCGFPGEVFTVLSAWNFSPLIAIIAAAGVILTAGYILWAIQRVYLGPEYKGPHAEEITPMNGREISVAVTLLVFAIVLGVYPESIFGLMRSSTTLLVDNLSATAQSSVEAVTQLIK; via the coding sequence ATGAGTGATCCAATATACCTGCTGAGCGCAATCATTTTCCTACCAGCATTGGGCGCAATCTTTTTGAGTTTCTTTTCCAAGGAAGCCGAAGAGGGCATGCGGGTGTACACGTTGATTGTGACGGTCGTCACATTCGTGCTCACGTTGTTTTTACTCAGAGACTTTGATCCAGCCGTTGGCGAAATGCAGATGCAGGTTAACAGGACCTGGATTGGCGCGTGGAATATCAATTATCAATTGGGAATCGACGGCATCAGTATGCCGTTGGTCCTGTTGACCAGCTTTATCTCCGTGCTGGCGATGTTGGCCTCCTGGAGCATCAAAAAGCAGGTTAAAGGCTATTTGATTCTGTTCCTGCTGTTGGAAACAGGCATGTTGGGCGTGTTTATGGCGCTCGACTTCTTCCTGTTCTATGTCTTCTGGGAAGTCATGTTGCTGCCGATGTACTTCTTGATCGGTGTGTGGGGCGGGCCGCGGCGAGAGTATGCGGCAATCAAGTTTTTCCTCTACACACTCTTCGGCGGCGTGTTGATGTTCATCGCCATGTTGATGTTCTACTTTGGCAGTGCGGCCGGGGGAGACGCATCGACTTTCGACATCTTGCGTCTGCAGGAAATTGGCCAAGGCAAAATCGCCGGAATTGAATTCGACGGGACCATGCAGTTGATTGCGTTCTGGTTGCTGTTTGTCGGCTTTGCGATCAAAGTTCCCACCATTCCCTTCCACACCTGGTTGCCCGACGCGCACGTCGAAGCTCCGACGCCGATCAGTATGATCTTGGCCGGTGTGCTTTTGAAAATGGGTGGCTACGGCATCTTGCGGATCGCCTTTCCGATTTGCCCCGAAGGGGCGCAGGTCGCCGCTTATGCGCTGGTATTAATTGGTGCGGGTAGCATCATCTACGGGGCATTTGCTGCGATGGCCCAAACCGACTTCAAACGACTCGTGGCTTACAGTTCGGTCAGCCACATGGGATATGTGATCCTGGGAATCGCGGTGTGGAAAATCACCGACGGAACCACGATCGGCAAGGATTATTGGAACATGGGCATCAACGGTGCGATGTTCCAAATGATCGGCCACGGTGTTTCCTCCGCCGGTATGTTCTTTATGGTGGGTGTGATTTACGATCGCGTGCACCACAGGGATCTGAACAAATTCGGCGGACTGATGGCCTTGATGCCGCTGTACGGTGGACTAGCTGCGGGAATTTTCTTCGCTGGTTTGGGACTTCCCGGACTGTGCGGGTTTCCGGGAGAAGTCTTCACCGTGTTGAGCGCCTGGAATTTCAGCCCCTTGATTGCAATCATCGCTGCCGCGGGGGTGATCCTGACGGCCGGCTACATTCTGTGGGCTATTCAACGCGTTTACCTCGGCCCGGAATATAAAGGTCCGCATGCCGAAGAAATTACGCCCATGAACGGGCGCGAGATTTCGGTGGCTGTGACGTTGTTAGTGTTCGCCATTGTGTTGGGTGTCTATCCTGAGTCGATTTTCGGTCTCATGCGGTCCTCGACAACGTTGTTGGTCGACAACCTGTCTGCCACCGCGCAATCATCTGTGGAAGCTGTCACTCAATTGATCAAATAA
- a CDS encoding potassium channel family protein: MQRIAILGLGRFGTTLAKSLGKSDVEVIAIDRNPNLVTAVKDDVALAVRLDSTDEEALLSQDLQNCDVCVVAIGENFEGALLTTATLKKIGAKRIICRAQTTTHAEIFQSIGADDIVQPEIETGNSLARRLANPQFQDLIELAEGYSLIDIRCPVEFRGKTLSQLQLRTKYQVNLVALKRTVTVQKDGELIQTLRITSVPKPDDVMQPDDVLVLVGSHESLERLPRG; this comes from the coding sequence GTGCAGCGGATTGCTATATTAGGTTTGGGACGCTTTGGAACCACGCTGGCGAAGAGCTTGGGCAAAAGCGATGTCGAAGTGATTGCCATCGATCGCAATCCGAATCTCGTCACCGCCGTGAAGGACGACGTCGCCTTGGCTGTTCGGCTCGATTCCACCGACGAAGAAGCCCTGCTCAGCCAGGACCTGCAAAATTGCGATGTTTGCGTCGTCGCCATCGGCGAAAACTTTGAAGGAGCGCTACTGACGACGGCGACTTTGAAGAAAATCGGTGCCAAGCGGATCATTTGCCGCGCGCAAACAACAACGCATGCGGAAATCTTTCAAAGCATCGGGGCTGATGACATCGTGCAACCCGAAATCGAAACCGGCAACAGCCTGGCCCGTCGCTTAGCCAATCCGCAATTCCAGGATCTGATCGAATTGGCTGAAGGATACAGCCTGATTGACATCCGTTGCCCCGTCGAATTCCGCGGCAAGACTTTGTCGCAACTGCAACTGCGGACCAAATATCAGGTGAACCTCGTCGCTTTAAAACGGACCGTGACGGTCCAGAAGGATGGCGAACTGATTCAAACCCTACGCATCACCAGCGTCCCCAAGCCAGACGACGTCATGCAACCCGACGACGTCCTGGTGTTAGTCGGCTCCCACGAAAGCCTAGAACGTCTCCCGAGAGGGTAG